The following is a genomic window from candidate division WOR-3 bacterium.
TAGTCAATGCCTACGACATTAAATCCTAACTCAGCAAATAGATTACTGAACCAGCCAGTGCCACAACCCAAATCCAAAAGCAAATTTCCTCTTGGAATTTTATACTTCTCCACTATTCCTCTTACGAATGCCCTGTCTATATTCAAAGTCCGCCTGTAGTCTGCGATTGAGTATTTTCTATCATAAAAATTCCGGTCTATCGCCTGGCGTTCCGCAAAAGTTGCCTTTTTGAAATCGTTATTAAACTTTATCTCTTGTGGCGTTTCTGGTTTCATATTGTTGAATTCATTGTGTAGAATTCAACTATTTTATCTAAAGATGTAACCCACCCACCCTGGTCTAAAGCAATTTTTATAATTTCTTCATAAACACGCATTGCCTTGGGGAATTCATCTTCATTGAATACCCGCAGGTGCCACAGAATAACCATTACCCCACCCTTTTCTCTGATACATTCTATCAATTTTCTACATTCATTAAGTTGGTCGTCAAAAGTCTTTATCTTACTGAATAACACATAATCCATTAAAGTTAGGGGGACTACAACGAAATCATCATTAAAAGGTCTTACTGGAAAATATTTATTATCAGGAAAACCGATATCGTTATTTGAACCATAACTTGCGTCATAATGGAATCCAAGCTCCTTTTGTATCATCCAGGTTTTTGGGATTTTAAGATTGAGATAATGCTGGCGTACTCCAATCACTGGATTACCGATTATCTCCTCAAGGAGTTTCTTTTCTTTTTTCATGAGTTCCTTGTCTTTATAGGAATCATAAGAACCGTGCAAGCCAATTTCCCAATTATTATTATGCAGGAGATTAATAACCTCAATAATTTTCTCTTCCAAGAAATTTGCCCTTCCAATGGTGGAGAAAATTTCAGAAGGTCGTTTCAGATCTAAACGCTTTTTTTCATTTAAGAAAAAAAATGTAGAACGAACTTTATACTTTTCTTCTAAGTCCATTATGTTTTCAAAGTTCCAGTAAGGTTCTTTTTTACTGAAAAATGAAAGAATATGATAGGGTCTGAGGGTTTTTAGAAAATGGGTGAGATATTGATAGGTCTTTTTTGTTTCATCTACATCATGGCTTAGACCTA
Proteins encoded in this region:
- a CDS encoding polysaccharide deacetylase family protein, translating into MNGSQEHIWPDDYKFALGLSHDVDETKKTYQYLTHFLKTLRPYHILSFFSKKEPYWNFENIMDLEEKYKVRSTFFFLNEKKRLDLKRPSEIFSTIGRANFLEEKIIEVINLLHNNNWEIGLHGSYDSYKDKELMKKEKKLLEEIIGNPVIGVRQHYLNLKIPKTWMIQKELGFHYDASYGSNNDIGFPDNKYFPVRPFNDDFVVVPLTLMDYVLFSKIKTFDDQLNECRKLIECIREKGGVMVILWHLRVFNEDEFPKAMRVYEEIIKIALDQGGWVTSLDKIVEFYTMNSTI